TGCAGAAGTGGCTCGCGCCGCACGCGTTCGCGCCCGGCAACAGCGTCGAGATGCAAAGCCATGGCTGGGCATCGCCGCGCGATAACGACTCGCTGGTGTATTCGCTCAATGGCCAGATGTTGCTGGTGTTTCGCGCTGAAAAGAAACTGCTGCCGGCGTCGGTCGTCACGCAGGTGACCAAGGAACGCGCACTCGAACTCGAGGATCAGCAGGGCTTCAAACCTGGCCGCAAGCAGATGCGCGAACTCAAGGAACAGGTCACCGACGAACTGTTGCCGCGCGCTTTCAGCATTCGTCGCGACACGCGCGTGTGGATCGATTGCAAGAACGGCTGGCTCGTGATCGACGCAGCTTCGCAAGCGGTCGCCGATGAAGTGCGTGGCCTGCTCGTCAAGTCGATCGATCAATTGCCGCTCGGCACGGTGCGCGTCACGCACTCGCCGGTCGCGGCCATGACTGAATGGCTGCTGTCAGGCGAAGGCCCGGCCGGCTTCACGCTCGACCAGGACACCGAGTTGCGCTCGCCCACCGAAGGCAACGCGACCGTGCGCTATGTGGGACATACTTTGGACGCCGAAGATATGCGCCGTCATATCGAAGCCGGCAAGCAATGCATGCGGCTCGCGATGACATGGAACGACCGCGTGTCCTTCGTGCTGACGCCCTCGCTGACGATCAAGCGCATTGCGCCGCTCGATGTGCTGAAGGAAGCGAGCGATCCCACCGCGAAAGACGACGACGAACGCTTCGACTCCGACGTCACGCTGATGACCGCCGAGCTCGACCGCATGTTGAGTGATCTGCTCGATGCGCTGGGTGGCGAGCAGGGCGGCGAAGCGATGCCGCAAGCCAAGGCGGCGTAACCAGCTTCCGGTTTTCTTGTTCGTTGCAGGCCGGCGCGTTGAAGTAATGCCGCGCCGGCCTTTTTCATGGTCGATCGATCTGGCGCGAAAGCGCATTGGCATGAGCGGCACAACGATGCTCGAGCGAGGCGTGGCGAATGTGCGCTGTCGCGTCGTGGGGCACGCCGGAGCGTTGCGCGCCCGCACCGCGAAACTGGTTAAGATGGCGATCAGCAGAACGCATCTGTCACGGAGGACTTGCAATGGTTCGTCTGGTCATGATTCTGTTGGGCGTCGATTATCTGCGCACGCGCTGGCGATCGTTGCGGATCGCCGGTTGCATCAGTTTCGTGCTCGGCGTCTTCGTGTTCATCGACGCGCTCGATAGCGCGCTCTATTTTCCCATCACTCCGTTTGTCTCGTTGCTGTTGCTCGAAGGCCTTGCCACGCTGGCCGTCGCCTGGACCGGCATGGGCGGGCAACGCACGCTGCGATATGTGAAGGGCATCGCGTTCACCACCGCGGCGGCGCTGATTCTGATCGGCCACGAGCACGGCAATTTCATTCTGTCGATGATCTTCGGCACGCTCTTTTTCGCCGATGGCCTGTTGCAGATCGTCTCGGCGAAAGTGGTCCGCTTTCGCACGTGGCGACTCGCGATGATCGGCGGCGCCGTCGAAATCGCGCTGGCGATTTTCTTCTATCAACCCTATCCGACGCACTACGTGGGCACGGTGCCGTACTGTGTCGGACTGGGCCTGATCTTTGGCGGATGGAACATGATTCTGCTGAGCACGCGGGTGCGCCGGCTTGCGACGAACCCTGCGGTCGCCGGTGGCGATTCCGTGGCGGATGCCGGCATTGCCGCCGCGAGCGCGCTGGCCGCGAGCCGTTTGATTGCGCACGAATGGGACGGCCCGCCCGCCGCCGATGAAGCCGCGTTGACCGTGCACGTGTGGACACCCGTCGGCTCGGCCAAGGGCGAAGCGCGGCGGCAATTGATCGTGGATCGCTATATCGCGGCGGTGGATCGCAACGGCGTGATATCGACTGGCCATGCCGCGCTCGAATCGCCCGAGGGCGTCTATATCAGCCTGTATCCGGGCGTCGAGATCGATCGTTCGCCCGACGATTTCGCGCGGCTTCTGCGTGCCACGCGCGAGAACGACGTGCCGGGGCTATTCCAGCCCGATTACCTGACCGAGTCGAAAGCGTGGTGTCCGTCGACGGTTCAGGTGCGGATCCGCAACTACGATCCGGTTCGCCTACGCCGCTTCTGGGACACGTATCGACAGGACACGACCTACAACCTCACGCACCGCAACTGTTCGAGCAGCGTCTCGCGCGCACTGGAGGCGGCGATCGAGGGCGCCTCGTCGCGCGTGTGGGGGGAACTCGGCGGCTGGCAGCCATTTCTGCGCGTGATCTCGACGCCGGAACTGTGGGTCGCCGCGCAAGTGCGCAAGCGAGCCGCGACGATGGCGTGGACACCCGGCCTCACGCTCGACTACGCGCGCGCCCTCAGCATGCTGGCCGACCCGCGGCCTTCGGGCTGGGTCAAGATGGCGCGCCTCGCGGTGCGCAGAATGGTCCGCTCGCGTCAGCAATGGCGCGAAGAGGCCCGTCACGCGCACGTTGCCGACGACGCGGCGCGTGGCACGGTGCGCGAATGACGCGCGTTCGGTGCGCGCGCTGCCCAACTTCGGCGTTACGGTAAAAATAGCAATCGCGTCAACGGCTTGCAGTTTTTGCCGGATAGTTATGCACAGATTTGACAACAGATTCTGTTGATAACTTCCCCGCCCGACGCCGTGGCCAAATGAGTACTTTCAACCAATATGGCGGGTGTATGCTCAACCCGACAGTTTGTCGTTCAGAGCACTCGACCACACCGCAACCCGGCCGTGGCTCATCCAGGATCAAAACCGCGCCGCGCGAATTTCGCCTGCGGCGGCCGCGGCTCTTATACAAGCGTGAACGCGATGGACAGGATGAACCCCGCGGCATCCATCGGACGGTCGGATGAATGAGCCGCAGCGCTTCACAGTGCGCCACGTCAGCGTCTACCGTTACTCGGAACCCGTGCGCTTCGGCGAACATCGCATGATGTTCCGGCCGCGTGCAAGCCACGATTTGCGGCTCGTCACGAACAAGCTGGTGATCACACCCGCGCCGTCGCGGCTGCATTGGCTGCACGACGTATTCGACAACTCGGTGGCGGTCGCGAGTTTCGCGGACAAGGCGAGCGAATTGCGCTTCGACAGCGAAGTGACACTCGAGCACTTCGAAGCGCCGTTGCCCGACTACGCGCTCGAACCGTATGCGGTGAACTGGCCGTTCGCGTACACCAACGAGGAAGCTTCCGATCTCGTGAACGCGCGCAGCCGCCAGTATCCGGACAGCGACGTGGACGAATGGGCGCGCCGTTTCGTGCCGACCTCGGGTGTCGCTGCAAAGCGCGGCGCAAGCAGCAAAAGCGGCGGCGCAGGCAGCGGCACGATGGCACTCCTGCGCGCCATGACGCTTGAAATCAAGAGCACGTTTTTCTATGTGCGCCGCACGGAAAAAGGCGTGAACCGCCCCGGCGACACCTTGCGCAGCCGCAGCGGCAGTTGCCGCGATTTTGCCGTGCTGATGATGGACGCGGTGCGCTCGCTCGGCCTCGCGGCGCGTTTCGTGAGCGGCTATCTGTTCGTGCCCGAGCACGACGCCACGCAAGGCGGCGGCGCGACGCACGCGTGGTTGCAGATTTTCTTGCCGGGCGCCGGCTGGGTCGATTTCGATCCGACCAATAGTATCGTCGGCAATCGCCATCTGATTCGCGTGGCGGTGGCGTGGAACGCCTATCAGGCGCTGCCGTTGTGGGGCACGTGGCATGGCGCGCCGCATTCGTTTCAGGGTTTGCAGGTGGACGTGAGCGTGACCGAAGGCGAATGACGGCGAAGCAAGGCAGATAAGGGCGAATGAACGCGCGCCGAAAGTCACGGCGTGTCGAATCGAAACGTGTTTGCGGGGACTGCCGGTTCGGGCGGCTCGCCGTGCGCGTCAATTGAATGTTTCAACTGGAAGAGGGCGCCGCGATGAAATTGCGCGTTGGCTACGAGCTGGTCTATGAGTGCGTGCAACCGACGCCGATGATGCTGATGTTGAACACCCACTATTCGCATGCGAAAGAAGTGTTGAATCCCGATTTGCTGGTGGTCGATCCGCCGGTGCCGATCAGCCAGTATCGCGATTCGTTCGGCAATCTGTGCAGCCGGCTGGTGGCGCCGTCGGGAAAAATTGCCTTTTCGACGAGCGCGGTGCTGGAAGTGTCGTCGGAGCCGGAGATGCGGCCGCCGTACACGGAGCAGCATCCGGTCGAAATGCTGCCCGACGATACGCTGGTCTTTCTGCTCGGCAGCCGCTATTGCGAAACCGATCTGCTCTCCGAATTCGCGTGGCAGACCTTTGGCAAGCTGCCGCTCGGCCGCGGGCGCGTGGACGCGATCTGCAACTACGTGCACAACCACATCGTGTTCGGCTACGACTTTGCGCGACCGACCAAAACCGCGTGGCAGGCCTGGCAGGAGCGCAAAGGCGTGTGCCGGGACTTCGCGCATCTGGCCGTGGCGCTATGCCGGGCCATGAATATTCCGGCGCGTTATTGCACGGGCTATATCAGCGACGTCGGCCTGCCGCCGCCGTACGCCACGATGGATTTCGCCGCGTGGTTCGAGGCCTATGTCGGCGGATGCTGGCAAACGTTCGACCCCCGCAACAACGCGCCGCGCACGGGGCGTGTGCTGATGGCGCGCGGACGCGACGCGGCGGACGTGGCGCTCAGCAATGCGTTCGGGCCCACGCAGTTGTTGAAGTTCGCGGTGGTGTGCGAGGCTGTCTAGCTGCGTTGCGGATAAAGACCTAACGCCGCCCGAGCGCTGCGCAGCCCGCGCTCGATATCAATAACGGCATTCAGGCAAGCCGGCGCGGCTTCATTCCCCGAGCGCCAGCGCGCGCTTCCTTCGCACCAGCGCCGCGCCGATCGACACCGCCGCGCCGATGCCGCCCATCGTCAGCGACAGAATCACGATCAGCGGCCCGGTTTGCGTGCGCGCCGAGAACACGCTGACCAACAGGCCGGCGAGCGGCTGCGTCATGTTGTTCAGAAGGATCACCACGCCGGTCGTCTTGCCGTAGTCCTGCGGCGGAATGATTTGCTGCCGCGCGCTCCGGATGTAGACGTTGAACATCTTGTCGAAGCCGACGATCAGCAGGAAGCCGAGCGCATAGCCCCACGGCGCCGCGCTCGCGCCTGCGATCACGCCGCCCGCGCAGATCGAGACGAAGGCGACCAGTCCCAAGGTGCGTGCCGGCCATGCGGCGCGTGCGATCGTCAACAGAATCAGCACCGTGGCCACGGCGCCGGCTGTTTGCAGTCCGGCATAGTAGTGGTTCGATTGCGCGTGAAGGCCGGTCACCATGGCCGCGGACGTGGCAAGCGTCACGCCGATCACCAGATTTTCGGCGGCGGCGAGCAGCACGACTTTCTTCAGGCCTGGCAGCACCAGCACATGACGCAGCGCGATGCGCAGCGGCAGCGTCCAGTGGCCTGGTGCGAGGGGCGGCGGTTCGGCGGCGCGAAAACCGCTGGTGCGTTGCCACAGCAGCAGCGCGCCATCGGCGAGGAGAAACAGCATGCCGGTTGCGCCGACGACCCATTCCCAATGCCACAGGCCGAGCAGCAGTGCGGCGAGCATCGGACCGAGCACGAACCCCAACTGGTCGGCCAACTGCGAGTAGGCGAGCACGCGCTGAAACTGCTGCGTGCTGAAGATCTGCGGCAGCATGACTTCGCGCGCGACCAGGCCCTGGCTCGTCAATACGCCGCACACCGCCGAGAGTGCGATCAGCCAGCCGATGCCGCCGAACAACGCATAAGCGAGTATGCCGCCGAAGCATGCCAACGCCCGCACGGTCTGGCTTACGCGCATCAACCTGAGCGGCGAGATGCGGTCGCACAAGGCGCCGAAGAAAGGAAACACCAGATAGCGCGACAGCGTTTCGATAAAGAACGCGAGGCCCGACCACGAGACCTGGTGCGTGGTCTGGAAGACGACGAGCGGCACGAGAAACAGCAGGACCTGATCGGCGAGACGCGCGACAAACAGCGAGCAGAAGAAAGCCTGATGGTTGACGCGCACCGTTCATGTCCCGCTGTTTATGGGTCGAGACCGATCCTATCAAAGATAGGGCTCTCGCGTCCTTGGCCTGCTTGCTGCGCTGTGAATGCTCAGCGCACTGCAAGCAGCCCGCGCGCCGACGGCGACGCGCGGTCAGGGGCGCACTTCAATCGCCGCGATAAGCCGCTTCGAGCGGCGCGATATCGAGCTTGACCATGCTCATCATCTGCTTCATCACGCGGCTCGCCTTGACGGTGTCCGGGTCACGCAGCATCTCGCCGAGCACGTCGGGCGCGATCTGCCACGAGACGCCGAACCGGTCCTGAAGCCAGCCGCATTGCCACTCCTTGCCGCCGTCCAGGAGTTTCGTCCAGTAACGGTCGATTTCCTCCTGCGAATGGCAGTGCACGAACAGCGAAATCGCCGGCGTGAAGGGGAACTGCGGGCCACCGTTCAGGGCCGTGAACTCCTGGCCCTCGATCTCGAACGTGACGGCCAGCACGTCGCCCTCCGGCCCGGGTCCGGCGTCCGTGTAATGCATCGTGGTGGCGATGCGGGAATCGGAAAACACGGACGTATAGAAGCGTGCGGCCTCTTCGGCATTGCCGTCGAACCACAGGCACGGCGCAATCTTTTGCATGACGTTTCTCCTCCTTCTCACCGGACGGACCGCGCCTTACTTCATGGCGGCC
The nucleotide sequence above comes from Paraburkholderia aromaticivorans. Encoded proteins:
- a CDS encoding transglutaminase-like domain-containing protein — translated: MKLRVGYELVYECVQPTPMMLMLNTHYSHAKEVLNPDLLVVDPPVPISQYRDSFGNLCSRLVAPSGKIAFSTSAVLEVSSEPEMRPPYTEQHPVEMLPDDTLVFLLGSRYCETDLLSEFAWQTFGKLPLGRGRVDAICNYVHNHIVFGYDFARPTKTAWQAWQERKGVCRDFAHLAVALCRAMNIPARYCTGYISDVGLPPPYATMDFAAWFEAYVGGCWQTFDPRNNAPRTGRVLMARGRDAADVALSNAFGPTQLLKFAVVCEAV
- a CDS encoding HdeD family acid-resistance protein, with amino-acid sequence MVRLVMILLGVDYLRTRWRSLRIAGCISFVLGVFVFIDALDSALYFPITPFVSLLLLEGLATLAVAWTGMGGQRTLRYVKGIAFTTAAALILIGHEHGNFILSMIFGTLFFADGLLQIVSAKVVRFRTWRLAMIGGAVEIALAIFFYQPYPTHYVGTVPYCVGLGLIFGGWNMILLSTRVRRLATNPAVAGGDSVADAGIAAASALAASRLIAHEWDGPPAADEAALTVHVWTPVGSAKGEARRQLIVDRYIAAVDRNGVISTGHAALESPEGVYISLYPGVEIDRSPDDFARLLRATRENDVPGLFQPDYLTESKAWCPSTVQVRIRNYDPVRLRRFWDTYRQDTTYNLTHRNCSSSVSRALEAAIEGASSRVWGELGGWQPFLRVISTPELWVAAQVRKRAATMAWTPGLTLDYARALSMLADPRPSGWVKMARLAVRRMVRSRQQWREEARHAHVADDAARGTVRE
- a CDS encoding VOC family protein, with amino-acid sequence MQKIAPCLWFDGNAEEAARFYTSVFSDSRIATTMHYTDAGPGPEGDVLAVTFEIEGQEFTALNGGPQFPFTPAISLFVHCHSQEEIDRYWTKLLDGGKEWQCGWLQDRFGVSWQIAPDVLGEMLRDPDTVKASRVMKQMMSMVKLDIAPLEAAYRGD
- a CDS encoding recombination-associated protein RdgC, translated to MWFKNLQLHRLPAPWSVNPEQMQKWLAPHAFAPGNSVEMQSHGWASPRDNDSLVYSLNGQMLLVFRAEKKLLPASVVTQVTKERALELEDQQGFKPGRKQMRELKEQVTDELLPRAFSIRRDTRVWIDCKNGWLVIDAASQAVADEVRGLLVKSIDQLPLGTVRVTHSPVAAMTEWLLSGEGPAGFTLDQDTELRSPTEGNATVRYVGHTLDAEDMRRHIEAGKQCMRLAMTWNDRVSFVLTPSLTIKRIAPLDVLKEASDPTAKDDDERFDSDVTLMTAELDRMLSDLLDALGGEQGGEAMPQAKAA
- a CDS encoding transglutaminase family protein; the protein is MNEPQRFTVRHVSVYRYSEPVRFGEHRMMFRPRASHDLRLVTNKLVITPAPSRLHWLHDVFDNSVAVASFADKASELRFDSEVTLEHFEAPLPDYALEPYAVNWPFAYTNEEASDLVNARSRQYPDSDVDEWARRFVPTSGVAAKRGASSKSGGAGSGTMALLRAMTLEIKSTFFYVRRTEKGVNRPGDTLRSRSGSCRDFAVLMMDAVRSLGLAARFVSGYLFVPEHDATQGGGATHAWLQIFLPGAGWVDFDPTNSIVGNRHLIRVAVAWNAYQALPLWGTWHGAPHSFQGLQVDVSVTEGE
- a CDS encoding MFS transporter, with translation MRVNHQAFFCSLFVARLADQVLLFLVPLVVFQTTHQVSWSGLAFFIETLSRYLVFPFFGALCDRISPLRLMRVSQTVRALACFGGILAYALFGGIGWLIALSAVCGVLTSQGLVAREVMLPQIFSTQQFQRVLAYSQLADQLGFVLGPMLAALLLGLWHWEWVVGATGMLFLLADGALLLWQRTSGFRAAEPPPLAPGHWTLPLRIALRHVLVLPGLKKVVLLAAAENLVIGVTLATSAAMVTGLHAQSNHYYAGLQTAGAVATVLILLTIARAAWPARTLGLVAFVSICAGGVIAGASAAPWGYALGFLLIVGFDKMFNVYIRSARQQIIPPQDYGKTTGVVILLNNMTQPLAGLLVSVFSARTQTGPLIVILSLTMGGIGAAVSIGAALVRRKRALALGE